The Candidatus Poribacteria bacterium genome includes the window AGAACCTCTTGCAACTGATTGTAGAATCGCTCACATTCTTTTTTGGTGCCGAGCAGCTCTATGCTCGGGGAATTTGACAGATTAATATGCAACTCGTACGAACGATGCCTCCCTTTGATTATCTGAATCTGGTGTACGTACTGAATATTCACCATCCCTCGATAGGAAGAGTTATACTTCCCATCTTGGTTGATGATCTCGATAAACATTATGAATCTCCTTTAGATTTTTGTGGCGTAAATAATAGATAATTGCGACCTATTCGTTTGCCTCAACATCCGTGAGTAGTCTGCGTCCATTCAACGGCTGGACGGGCCGATTGTTATCATGGATAATTGCTTTAAATGCCGCGATTTGAGCTTCAGACATCTCGATCGGGGTTGTCAGCACGATCCATTTGACATTTTCTGAACAAGGCGGGGTCGTCAGTGAACCATCGTAGCGGTAGGTGTTGGAAAAAGGCTGTCCCGCCTCGTCGGTTACCTGCCCATTTGTTGACAGCATAAGGTGAAGATCCACGTTGACATGCCCAATGTGTTGTGTTTCGCCTGGGACTGCAGGCAAATGGGCCCAAATAGGGTCAAATGCGAAGTTGTGGCTGCCGTTCTCGATCAGCAATCCAACGACTGCCAAGCTGCCAACCTCACTTTTGTGAACGAGGTGCATCTCCATATCAAATGGTTTACCTGCCACTGTGTGTTCACTCGGCGCGTGGAAATGGAATTGGAGAAGTTGGTACCGCGTGCCATCAACCACAATCCAGTTCCCTTCTGGATAAGTAACTGCAATTGTATGGCCAGTATTGCGGATGTTCAGGTCTGTTGTCCGATAGTACTCATGAGTGATAGGGAGCAGTTTTACTGGCGTGGGGTTCACGAGATCAATCGGTGATTGATGTTTTCCTTCAGCACAAAGGATATATTCTGGACTGAGTGCCGCCCAAACGTCCGGTCCATTTTCTGGTTCGTAACCCCATTCCGTTTTCTCGGTGTGGGAGGGGACATTCCTTGTCTTTCCACAACTTGTTATACACATAAGAATACACATAATGCTAATCAATGATTTGGCAATAGGATGCGAATCACATCGTAAA containing:
- a CDS encoding carbonic anhydrase family protein: MDREIFREFKIIYMEFAKLFLRCDSHPIAKSLISIMCILMCITSCGKTRNVPSHTEKTEWGYEPENGPDVWAALSPEYILCAEGKHQSPIDLVNPTPVKLLPITHEYYRTTDLNIRNTGHTIAVTYPEGNWIVVDGTRYQLLQFHFHAPSEHTVAGKPFDMEMHLVHKSEVGSLAVVGLLIENGSHNFAFDPIWAHLPAVPGETQHIGHVNVDLHLMLSTNGQVTDEAGQPFSNTYRYDGSLTTPPCSENVKWIVLTTPIEMSEAQIAAFKAIIHDNNRPVQPLNGRRLLTDVEANE